One Chthoniobacterales bacterium genomic window carries:
- a CDS encoding DNA/RNA non-specific endonuclease codes for MDRFFFYLLGAMAAVLLAMVAFVSFSRYQKVSDSAAAKVVVEKPEPSATPKATPARWSPSDPSALATPIPMDQTMMGRAMPTPVPWSPPNPGKTTTVIYPGFTVVYSPTLGSPLAVQYAMVQGAKPKIYPAPAKVVTPNPRLIPAAGYARGPMAFPKSIALYFGKAAGTNTNLMTNVAAFNPGTLAGPWNELAELELRYASEYKWIEIVAGPIFSDPPTKVGGVLVPAAFFRVYRRAYGDSMAFIVPQGATSTKMETYLTSISAVEAATGVSIFTNTVSIDARDLTAEAVW; via the coding sequence ATGGATCGCTTCTTTTTCTACCTTCTCGGAGCCATGGCGGCCGTCCTGCTCGCGATGGTCGCCTTTGTTTCGTTCTCGCGATATCAGAAAGTGTCGGACTCGGCGGCGGCGAAAGTGGTGGTCGAAAAGCCGGAACCTTCCGCGACCCCGAAAGCGACGCCGGCGCGCTGGTCTCCTTCCGATCCGAGCGCCCTTGCGACCCCGATTCCGATGGATCAGACCATGATGGGCCGGGCGATGCCGACGCCGGTGCCCTGGTCACCTCCGAATCCGGGCAAAACCACGACGGTCATCTATCCCGGCTTCACGGTGGTGTATTCCCCGACGCTCGGTTCTCCCCTCGCCGTGCAATACGCGATGGTGCAGGGCGCAAAGCCGAAAATCTACCCGGCTCCGGCGAAGGTGGTGACTCCGAATCCGAGGCTCATCCCGGCCGCTGGGTATGCCCGGGGACCGATGGCTTTCCCGAAGTCCATCGCCCTTTACTTCGGCAAGGCCGCCGGCACGAACACGAATCTGATGACGAACGTGGCTGCGTTCAATCCCGGCACGCTCGCCGGACCGTGGAACGAACTGGCCGAGCTCGAGTTGCGCTACGCCTCGGAATACAAATGGATCGAGATCGTGGCCGGCCCGATTTTTTCCGATCCCCCGACGAAGGTCGGCGGCGTCCTCGTTCCGGCGGCGTTTTTCCGGGTTTATCGCCGCGCCTACGGCGACAGCATGGCCTTTATCGTGCCGCAGGGGGCAACCTCGACGAAGATGGAAACGTATCTTACGAGCATCTCCGCGGTAGAGGCTGCAACCGGCGTGTCCATTTTCACCAACACGGTGTCGATCGACGCCCGTGACCTGACCGCGGAGGCCGTCTGGTAG